From one Flavobacterium kingsejongi genomic stretch:
- a CDS encoding branched-chain amino acid aminotransferase encodes MSTTNSIEIDIQKAATSKISQIDFENLAFGNIFTDHMLLCDFADGAWQKPVIKPYEPFLMDPSSRVFHYGQAIFEGMKAYKDEQDSVWLFRPEENFIRFNKSANRLAMPSVPEPVFMDGLKELLKIEQEWVKKGKGNSLYIRPFMIATGTGVIAAPSSQYRFMIILSPAKSYYSGEVKVIIAEHYSRAANGGIGAAKAAGNYSGQFYPTKLANEKGFQQIIWTDDATHTKLEEAGTMNVFFRIGDTLYTAPTSERILDGVTRKSLIELAEREGLKVEVRSVLVSELVEAVQNGTLKEIFGAGTAAVVNPIIGFSYQDVYYELPPTENSYALQLKEKLNNIQYKLAEDTFGWTVKV; translated from the coding sequence ATGAGCACAACCAACAGTATTGAAATTGACATTCAAAAAGCAGCGACTTCTAAAATCAGCCAGATTGATTTTGAAAATTTAGCTTTCGGAAATATATTTACAGACCACATGCTACTCTGCGATTTTGCCGATGGAGCGTGGCAAAAACCTGTTATTAAACCTTATGAGCCCTTCTTAATGGATCCTTCATCCCGGGTTTTTCACTACGGGCAGGCAATTTTTGAAGGGATGAAAGCCTACAAAGACGAACAGGATAGCGTATGGCTTTTCAGGCCTGAAGAAAATTTCATCCGTTTTAATAAATCCGCCAACCGTTTAGCGATGCCTTCAGTTCCGGAACCTGTATTTATGGATGGTCTTAAGGAACTCCTTAAAATTGAACAGGAATGGGTTAAAAAAGGAAAAGGAAACTCTTTGTACATCCGTCCTTTTATGATTGCTACCGGAACCGGTGTAATTGCCGCCCCTTCTTCCCAATACCGATTTATGATCATTCTTTCTCCGGCAAAATCTTATTATTCCGGTGAAGTAAAAGTTATTATTGCAGAGCATTACAGCCGCGCTGCCAATGGTGGTATTGGAGCTGCGAAAGCTGCAGGGAATTATTCCGGGCAATTTTACCCTACAAAACTGGCCAATGAAAAAGGATTCCAGCAAATTATCTGGACCGATGATGCTACCCATACCAAACTGGAAGAAGCCGGAACAATGAACGTGTTCTTCAGGATTGGTGATACTTTATATACTGCCCCTACCAGTGAGCGCATCTTAGACGGTGTAACCCGTAAAAGCCTTATTGAACTGGCAGAACGCGAAGGTCTGAAGGTTGAAGTGCGTTCTGTATTAGTTAGTGAACTGGTTGAAGCTGTCCAAAATGGAACCCTTAAAGAGATCTTTGGTGCCGGTACTGCAGCAGTGGTCAATCCTATTATTGGATTTTCATACCAGGACGTATATTATGAACTGCCTCCAACGGAAAACAGTTATGCGTTACAACTAAAAGAAAAACTAAACAATATCCAATACAAACTTGCCGAAGATACTTTTGGCTGGACGGTAAAAGTATAA
- a CDS encoding DUF4920 domain-containing protein yields MKKVILLMSVFLSLMSCADKKTEETVKEPETVYAEFGTKIAPDNALTKEEMFEKFKGLKEGDTIDVKFKSKINDVCKKKGCWMAMELPEEKEAFVKFKDYSFFVPMNATNEDAIVSGKAFISVETVDQQRHYAKDGGKSEAEISKITEPKITYAFQADGVLITQE; encoded by the coding sequence ATGAAAAAAGTTATACTATTAATGAGTGTTTTTCTGTCACTAATGAGTTGTGCAGATAAGAAAACGGAAGAAACAGTAAAAGAGCCGGAAACGGTATATGCTGAGTTCGGGACTAAAATTGCACCTGACAATGCCCTGACAAAAGAGGAAATGTTTGAAAAATTCAAAGGCCTTAAAGAAGGGGATACGATTGATGTGAAATTCAAATCGAAAATTAATGATGTGTGCAAAAAGAAAGGATGCTGGATGGCAATGGAATTACCAGAGGAGAAAGAAGCTTTTGTAAAATTCAAAGACTACAGCTTTTTTGTACCGATGAATGCTACCAATGAAGATGCTATCGTAAGCGGTAAGGCTTTTATCAGTGTAGAAACAGTTGACCAACAACGTCATTATGCTAAAGATGGCGGAAAATCAGAAGCGGAGATCAGTAAAATTACAGAACCTAAGATTACGTATGCATTCCAGGCTGATGGAGTACTAATTACCCAGGAATGA
- the mnmD gene encoding tRNA (5-methylaminomethyl-2-thiouridine)(34)-methyltransferase MnmD gives MKREIIQTSDGSTTIHLPEWEESYHSKHGAIQEAYHVFIQNGLSLFRGKETVAIMEIGFGTGLNAFITFLEGKKNNQKINYTGIEAYPISPEEVGLMNYAQELDVAANAPVFAAMHDAAWETPVALDATFELTKNKLFFNEIQYEQAFDLIYFDAFGFRVQPELWSAEIFAIMYKALKPEGTLVTYAARGIIKRNMQEAGFTVTKMAGPPGKREMMRATKKNDLI, from the coding sequence TTGAAAAGAGAAATTATTCAGACTTCCGACGGTTCTACCACCATTCATTTACCCGAATGGGAGGAAAGCTATCATTCGAAGCACGGTGCCATACAAGAGGCCTATCATGTCTTTATCCAAAATGGCCTTTCGCTGTTCCGGGGAAAAGAAACGGTGGCTATTATGGAGATCGGTTTTGGGACAGGGCTGAATGCTTTTATTACTTTTTTGGAGGGAAAAAAGAATAACCAAAAAATAAACTATACCGGCATTGAGGCTTATCCAATTTCTCCGGAAGAAGTAGGCCTTATGAATTATGCCCAGGAATTGGATGTCGCAGCTAATGCGCCTGTTTTTGCCGCTATGCATGATGCCGCCTGGGAAACTCCTGTAGCACTGGATGCTACTTTCGAGCTCACAAAGAATAAGCTCTTTTTTAATGAAATCCAATACGAGCAGGCATTTGACCTGATCTATTTCGATGCTTTTGGTTTTCGGGTACAGCCCGAATTGTGGTCTGCGGAGATTTTTGCGATCATGTATAAGGCATTAAAACCCGAAGGGACTCTGGTTACCTATGCTGCACGGGGCATTATTAAGAGAAACATGCAGGAAGCAGGATTTACAGTAACGAAAATGGCAGGCCCACCAGGGAAAAGAGAAATGATGCGGGCGACTAAAAAGAATGATCTCATTTAA
- a CDS encoding pseudouridine synthase: MSEHRHFILHKPHGYVCQFVHPVQKKKLLGALYDFPEGTMAIGRLDEDSEGLLLLTTEGMMSEKVRSKKVEKEYYAQVDGLIDTAAVAQLKAGVEIGVKGTKYQTLPCEAFILKEAPEFEARTKKIRDERHGPTSWVSIIVNEGKFRQVRKMTAAVGFPTLRLIRVRVGAIHLHHLKAGEVIEVSDLEI, translated from the coding sequence ATGTCGGAGCACCGCCATTTTATACTTCACAAACCTCACGGTTATGTTTGCCAGTTCGTCCATCCCGTACAGAAGAAAAAACTATTGGGGGCACTCTATGATTTCCCCGAAGGAACGATGGCTATAGGACGCCTGGATGAAGATTCTGAAGGGTTATTGCTACTGACTACCGAAGGCATGATGAGTGAAAAAGTACGCAGTAAAAAAGTAGAGAAGGAATACTACGCCCAGGTGGATGGCCTTATCGATACCGCTGCAGTAGCGCAACTGAAAGCAGGGGTGGAAATTGGGGTCAAAGGCACCAAATACCAGACCTTGCCCTGTGAGGCTTTTATCTTGAAAGAAGCACCCGAATTTGAAGCACGTACCAAAAAAATACGGGACGAACGCCATGGTCCTACAAGCTGGGTTTCCATTATCGTTAATGAAGGTAAATTCCGCCAGGTGCGCAAAATGACCGCTGCAGTAGGATTCCCGACTTTAAGGCTGATCAGGGTGAGAGTAGGAGCAATACACCTCCATCATCTCAAAGCCGGTGAGGTTATTGAAGTCAGCGATCTGGAAATCTGA